Genomic segment of Streptosporangiales bacterium:
AACGAACGACCCAAACGCCGAAGCCGAGATCCGCGAGCTGTTCGAGACCCGCACCCGGGCACTTGCCAGCAAGAACGCCGACACGCTGGCCGCTGCGAACGACGCCGATGTCGTGGTGTTCGATGCCGTCGCCCCGTTCGTCCATCGTGGCGCCGATGCGACAGCTCGAAAGCAGGAGTGGCTCGCGGCGTACCGCACCGGCATCGGCCACGAGATCCGCGACCTGGAGATCACCGCAAATGCCGGCCTCGCCTTCTGCTACTTCCTGGTCCGAATCAGCGGCACCATGCTCGACGGCACCGAGGTCGGCATGTGGCTGCGTGCGACCAGTTGTCTCCACAAACTCGACGACGGCTGGAGGATCGTCCACGAGCACGCTTCAGTGCCCTTCGACGCCAAGACCGGCAAAGCAGTACTGACCGGCGACCTGTGACCCAGGTGGGCCTGCACGCCGCGGCAGGCATCTCTCCCATGTTGAGTGACCGACCTAAGGATGTGACGTGTTGGAAAGTGAACCGGATGCTGTGCTGGGGCCGTTCTC
This window contains:
- a CDS encoding DUF4440 domain-containing protein; protein product: MATVLTVPRTNDPNAEAEIRELFETRTRALASKNADTLAAANDADVVVFDAVAPFVHRGADATARKQEWLAAYRTGIGHEIRDLEITANAGLAFCYFLVRISGTMLDGTEVGMWLRATSCLHKLDDGWRIVHEHASVPFDAKTGKAVLTGDL